One segment of Aquimarina sp. BL5 DNA contains the following:
- a CDS encoding MMPL family transporter yields MQSMHKFFLSVHQYIKQNRLIAWPIIIGVFAVFVFLASKIGFEEDITRLIPNSDKSEVTQKVLKTVSFSDKIVVNITNKNENPDDLVAYASAYIDSINTHLPKYVKKIQGKVADDNVMELYDFVYQHLPFFLTESDYKNIDQKINPDSITKVIENNYKTLISPTGLVTKKFIVKDPLALTPKGLQKLAQLQLGDNYDLYNGFLMTKDRKNLLLFLTPALATNETGENTFFVEGLKKITTSLNNKYSEKAEAVLFGATLYAVANAKQIKHDIQLTVSIAMSILLLILIFFYRKLTVPLIIFTPTVFGAIIAIAILYLIKGKISAISLGIGSVLLGITLDYSLHILTHFRNNNNIKELYRDVSMPVIMSSLTTAVAFLCLIFVKSEALNDLGIFAGVSVVGASVFALIFIPQVYRFSESKKAKRKTFIDRISQTDFHKNKILISVIGIVFIVGLFLFHKVGFNTDLSTMNYQPEELIAAEEDLDRINNNKAKSIYLVSYGTSLNEALNANNKLFETLQQKKSNKELINFSSVGGVVLSQEAQIEKIKLWNEFWTKQRVDAITNLLIEKGSVVGFKPETFTQFYKTLTSEIKPISFTEYQNIKELYLDEFVTNEDGFSTVVSAIKVDHEKADDMNTSLGKIANTVVIDRKQLNETLLGNLKNDFNSLIGYSLIAVVLLLLLFYRDPMLTLLTALPIAITWVITLGVMKMLGIDFNIFNVIISTFIFGLGVDYSIFITNGLVKEFTYGVKELSTYKTSILLSVITTILGVGVLIFAKHPALRSISIVSLIGILSAVLVAFTIQPMLFRAFITNRVKKGLTPLRMRQTLWSLFSFGYFIIGGFIVSLISSLIIPWFPARMKKKMAIFHSVTSKLMRSVLYSNPFVKKRIYNPENEDFSKQCIIIANHSSFLDIISVGMLYPKLIYLVKDWVYDNPVFGRAAKLAGFYPVSSGIEGGVEHLREKVKQGYSLIAFPEGSRTDTAKMSRFHKGSFYLAQELNLDILPVVIHGNATVSPKGDFIIHDGAIQQKILPRISTDNKEFGSGYAERTKKISAYFREQFFELQKDLEGVDYYKKALLNNYRYKSCFKEIKADYVLNKEKYYKAASFIDHKDRVLQYSDDYGQFLLYLSFKRPYAKLKGILTQEEKLAIAKNCYSTKRNKVAFVDDQDLTSTKFDVFLLHTTTPLQPQYIKEILSEDIKRIIIFSESYDFPELMKTTFRVAIQEFGLTVLNRIK; encoded by the coding sequence ATGCAATCGATGCATAAGTTTTTTCTTTCAGTACATCAGTATATTAAACAGAATAGATTAATTGCTTGGCCAATAATTATTGGTGTTTTTGCTGTGTTTGTGTTTTTGGCAAGTAAGATTGGGTTCGAAGAAGATATTACTCGGTTAATTCCTAATAGTGATAAATCCGAGGTTACACAGAAAGTTCTAAAAACAGTATCGTTTTCGGATAAAATTGTAGTTAATATCACTAATAAAAACGAAAATCCAGATGATCTTGTCGCGTATGCTTCTGCTTATATTGATTCTATTAATACACATCTTCCTAAATATGTAAAAAAAATACAAGGTAAGGTTGCCGATGATAATGTGATGGAACTATATGATTTTGTATATCAACATCTTCCATTTTTTCTTACTGAATCGGATTATAAAAATATAGATCAGAAAATTAATCCTGACTCTATTACCAAAGTTATTGAGAATAATTACAAAACTCTGATTTCCCCGACGGGTTTGGTTACCAAAAAGTTTATTGTTAAGGATCCTCTAGCACTAACGCCAAAAGGGCTCCAGAAACTAGCTCAATTACAGTTAGGTGATAATTATGATTTATATAATGGTTTTTTGATGACGAAAGACCGAAAAAATTTATTGCTATTTCTTACACCTGCATTAGCGACTAATGAAACAGGAGAAAATACATTCTTTGTTGAAGGATTAAAAAAAATAACAACAAGCCTAAATAACAAATACTCAGAAAAAGCAGAAGCCGTTTTATTTGGAGCTACATTATATGCGGTAGCAAATGCTAAACAAATAAAGCACGATATACAGCTTACGGTTAGTATCGCGATGAGTATCTTATTACTTATTTTAATTTTCTTTTATAGAAAACTCACGGTACCACTGATTATTTTTACTCCTACTGTTTTTGGAGCAATCATTGCCATCGCAATTTTGTATTTAATAAAAGGAAAAATATCTGCCATATCATTAGGTATAGGTTCTGTATTATTAGGTATTACCTTAGATTATTCGTTACATATTCTGACACATTTTAGAAATAATAATAATATAAAAGAACTATATCGAGACGTTTCTATGCCCGTTATCATGAGTAGTTTAACTACAGCTGTTGCTTTCTTGTGTTTGATTTTTGTAAAGTCCGAAGCGTTAAATGATCTTGGAATTTTTGCTGGTGTGAGTGTAGTAGGAGCATCTGTTTTTGCATTGATATTTATTCCACAGGTATATCGTTTTTCAGAAAGTAAAAAAGCGAAAAGAAAAACATTCATAGATAGAATCTCGCAAACAGATTTTCATAAAAATAAAATTCTTATTTCAGTTATTGGGATCGTATTTATTGTTGGATTGTTTCTGTTTCATAAAGTAGGGTTTAATACGGATCTAAGTACAATGAACTATCAACCAGAAGAGCTGATAGCGGCAGAAGAAGATCTGGACAGAATCAATAACAATAAGGCGAAGTCAATTTATCTGGTGTCATACGGAACATCGCTAAATGAAGCTTTGAATGCCAACAATAAATTGTTTGAGACTTTACAACAGAAGAAATCTAATAAGGAATTAATTAATTTTAGCTCTGTAGGAGGAGTAGTTCTTTCTCAGGAAGCCCAAATTGAAAAAATAAAGTTATGGAATGAATTCTGGACAAAACAACGAGTAGATGCTATTACTAATTTATTAATAGAAAAAGGAAGTGTTGTTGGTTTTAAACCAGAAACGTTTACTCAGTTTTATAAAACATTAACTTCAGAAATCAAACCGATAAGTTTTACTGAATATCAAAATATCAAAGAATTATATTTAGATGAATTTGTGACTAATGAAGATGGTTTTTCTACAGTGGTTTCCGCAATAAAAGTGGATCATGAGAAAGCAGATGATATGAATACTTCTTTGGGTAAGATAGCGAATACAGTGGTTATTGACCGAAAGCAGCTAAATGAAACTTTACTAGGAAATCTTAAGAATGATTTTAATTCATTAATCGGGTATTCTTTGATAGCAGTAGTTTTATTGTTATTACTATTTTATAGAGATCCTATGCTAACATTGTTAACTGCATTGCCAATTGCAATTACTTGGGTAATTACGTTGGGAGTTATGAAAATGTTGGGTATAGATTTTAATATTTTTAATGTTATTATTTCTACTTTTATTTTTGGTTTGGGAGTAGATTACAGCATTTTTATAACCAATGGACTTGTAAAAGAATTTACGTATGGAGTAAAAGAGTTGTCCACATATAAAACCTCGATTTTACTATCGGTAATAACGACCATATTAGGAGTAGGGGTGCTGATATTTGCTAAACATCCTGCGCTTCGATCTATTTCTATAGTGTCGCTAATTGGAATTTTATCAGCAGTTTTAGTTGCGTTTACGATCCAACCAATGCTATTTAGAGCATTCATTACTAATCGTGTTAAAAAAGGTTTGACTCCACTTAGAATGCGTCAGACATTATGGTCGCTCTTTAGTTTTGGATACTTTATCATAGGGGGATTTATTGTATCACTAATTAGTAGTTTGATTATTCCTTGGTTTCCAGCACGTATGAAAAAGAAAATGGCCATTTTTCATAGCGTTACATCTAAGTTGATGAGATCTGTTTTATATTCTAACCCTTTTGTGAAAAAACGAATATATAATCCAGAAAATGAAGATTTTAGTAAGCAATGCATCATTATCGCTAATCACTCTTCGTTTTTAGATATTATTTCAGTTGGAATGTTATACCCTAAACTCATATACTTGGTGAAGGATTGGGTGTATGATAATCCAGTTTTCGGAAGAGCTGCAAAACTAGCAGGGTTTTATCCTGTATCATCAGGTATAGAAGGTGGTGTAGAGCATTTACGCGAAAAAGTGAAACAGGGATATTCATTAATAGCATTTCCAGAAGGATCCAGAACTGACACCGCTAAGATGAGCAGATTTCATAAAGGGTCGTTTTATCTCGCTCAAGAATTGAATTTGGATATACTTCCTGTGGTAATTCACGGGAATGCCACAGTATCTCCTAAAGGTGATTTTATAATTCACGATGGAGCAATACAACAGAAAATTTTGCCAAGGATTTCTACAGATAATAAGGAATTTGGAAGCGGTTATGCAGAAAGAACTAAAAAGATAAGTGCTTATTTTAGAGAACAATTTTTTGAGTTACAAAAAGATCTGGAAGGTGTCGATTATTATAAAAAAGCATTGTTAAATAATTATAGATATAAAAGTTGCTTTAAAGAAATCAAAGCTGATTATGTTTTGAACAAAGAAAAGTACTACAAGGCAGCAAGTTTTATTGATCATAAAGATCGTGTTCTTCAATATAGCGATGATTATGGACAGTTTTTACTATATCTAAGTTTTAAAAGACCTTATGCGAAGCTAAAAGGAATACTTACTCAAGAAGAAAAATTGGCTATCGCAAAAAACTGCTACAGTACTAAAAGGAATAAAGTAGCATTTGTAGATGATCAAGATTTGACATCGACAAAATTTGATGTATTTTTGTTACATACAACTACACCATTACAACCACAATACATAAAAGAAATACTATCAGAAGATATAAAACGAATCATTATATTTTCTGAAAGTTATGATTTTCCCGAATTAATGAAAACTACCTTTAGAGTAGCTATTCAAGAGTTTGGGCTAACAGTTTTGAATAGAATTAAATAG
- a CDS encoding NAD(P)/FAD-dependent oxidoreductase — MQEKFDVIIIGSGLGGLVSANILAKEGKKVCVLEKNNQFGGNLQTFVRDKSIFDTGIHYIGGLDKGQNLYKYFKYLDIMDDLKIKKMNVDGYDLITFDNDEFEYPHAQGYDNFVKQLVKFFPEEEKGIKEYVSKVRDTCYRFPLYNLQEGDRYYGEDLLTLKAKDYIDSVVQDPKLRAVLAGSNLLYAGDPEKTPFYVHALSVNSYMESAWRCIQGGSQIAKLLVKRFRALGGKIFKYQEVNKFNFEEDKLVAVSTTKGDTFYGDNFISNVDPKLTLQIIGKERFRNLYYKRIQNTESVISSFSLYLVFKKGTFPYLNKNYYHTNSLEKVWTTQNYEEESWPEAYLISMSEDVKNKGYADNLTSIAYMRFEEVEAWADTFNTVAIKNDRGEDYEAFKERKIKVYLKEIEKKFPNIRSCIKSVHTSTPLSYRDYIGCHEGSAYGFVKDADNPMKSFLSPRTKIPNLLFTGQGLNMHGVLGVTISAVVTCGELVGKEHLLKQIKNTLAEKELSDS, encoded by the coding sequence ATGCAAGAGAAATTTGATGTCATTATTATTGGGAGTGGATTAGGAGGATTGGTTTCTGCAAATATCCTAGCTAAAGAAGGTAAGAAGGTATGTGTTTTAGAAAAGAACAACCAGTTCGGAGGAAACTTACAGACTTTTGTTAGAGACAAAAGTATATTCGATACCGGCATTCATTATATAGGAGGTTTGGATAAAGGCCAGAATTTGTATAAGTACTTTAAGTACCTGGATATTATGGATGATCTGAAAATCAAAAAAATGAATGTTGATGGCTATGATCTAATTACTTTTGATAATGATGAGTTCGAGTATCCCCACGCACAAGGATATGATAATTTTGTAAAACAGTTGGTGAAGTTTTTTCCTGAAGAAGAAAAAGGAATAAAGGAATATGTTAGTAAAGTACGGGATACTTGCTATAGATTTCCATTGTATAATTTACAAGAAGGAGATCGATATTATGGAGAAGATCTATTAACACTTAAAGCCAAAGATTATATAGATAGTGTTGTACAAGATCCTAAGTTAAGAGCGGTTCTTGCCGGTTCCAACCTATTGTACGCAGGCGATCCAGAAAAAACACCATTTTATGTTCATGCATTATCTGTTAACTCATATATGGAGAGTGCCTGGAGATGCATTCAGGGAGGAAGTCAGATAGCTAAATTGTTGGTAAAAAGATTCAGAGCACTTGGAGGTAAAATTTTTAAATATCAGGAAGTAAATAAATTTAATTTTGAAGAAGATAAATTAGTAGCCGTTTCTACCACCAAAGGAGATACTTTTTATGGAGATAATTTTATTTCTAATGTAGATCCTAAACTTACGCTTCAGATTATTGGTAAGGAACGTTTTAGGAATTTATATTATAAAAGGATACAAAATACTGAAAGTGTTATTTCTTCTTTTAGTCTGTATCTTGTTTTTAAGAAAGGTACGTTTCCCTACCTTAATAAAAATTATTATCACACGAATTCATTAGAAAAAGTTTGGACTACGCAAAATTATGAAGAAGAAAGCTGGCCAGAAGCGTATCTAATTTCTATGAGTGAAGATGTGAAAAACAAGGGATACGCGGATAACCTTACTTCTATTGCGTATATGCGTTTTGAAGAAGTAGAAGCATGGGCAGATACCTTTAATACAGTAGCAATAAAGAACGATAGAGGAGAGGATTATGAAGCGTTTAAAGAACGTAAAATTAAAGTGTATCTCAAAGAAATAGAGAAAAAATTCCCAAATATTCGATCATGTATCAAATCAGTGCATACTTCTACTCCTTTATCATATAGAGATTATATCGGTTGTCATGAAGGTTCTGCATATGGTTTTGTTAAAGATGCTGATAACCCTATGAAATCTTTTTTATCACCAAGAACTAAGATTCCTAACCTATTATTTACAGGTCAGGGATTAAACATGCATGGTGTGCTAGGTGTAACGATTAGCGCAGTTGTAACTTGTGGAGAATTAGTAGGTAAGGAACATTTGTTAAAACAAATAAAAAATACTTTGGCAGAAAAAGAACTATCCGATTCGTAA
- a CDS encoding C45 family peptidase has translation MKNFFYYIFFLFVVIASSSCGVKKSLAARPDISGIESVDTTRIKHSQTFFTLNNNLLRKNKQGLWEMYLEGKPLERGIAAGSLGRELIKIQEDAFIGKITELIPSEGYLKFLSKIIAWYNRKLHLNVPEEYKTEIYGVSRYASNDYNDFAEPYVRMLYAHGAHDIGHALQDLMLVGCTSFAAWDDKTEDGKLLIGRNFDFYAGDDFSKEKLVTFMNPSEGYKFMTYGWAGMMGALSGMNEEGLTITINAGKSKIPLVAKTPISILTREILQYASTIDEAIAIAKKREVFVSESIMIGSAKDKRAALIEVSPNNFGVYNVLNTNQLVCSNHFQSNTYVEDKRNQKAIAESHSFYRYQRMTELLSENDKLNPEKAVAILRNRDGLDNELIGYGNEKALNQMLAHHGIVFQPEERKVWVSTNPYQMGEFVAYDLDEVFGRLKEQKAEVVIASESLNVSEDPFIHTQTYANYEEFRVLSRKIEAATDTEERVSEEELSKFQNLNPNYWATYFVLGEYHYTQKDYKKALVAFKQAMKREVTTVPDMENLKKYIRKCERKI, from the coding sequence ATGAAGAATTTTTTCTATTATATATTTTTTCTGTTTGTTGTAATAGCATCATCATCTTGTGGTGTGAAGAAATCATTGGCAGCAAGACCAGATATTTCTGGAATAGAAAGTGTTGATACCACCAGAATAAAACATAGCCAAACTTTTTTTACACTCAATAATAATTTGCTGCGTAAAAATAAGCAGGGATTATGGGAAATGTATCTGGAAGGAAAACCTTTAGAAAGAGGAATTGCTGCTGGAAGTTTAGGGCGAGAATTGATCAAAATACAGGAAGACGCTTTTATCGGAAAGATTACAGAACTGATTCCTTCAGAAGGGTATCTTAAGTTTTTAAGTAAAATCATAGCCTGGTATAATCGTAAGTTACATCTTAATGTCCCTGAAGAGTATAAAACCGAAATCTACGGAGTTTCTAGATATGCCTCCAATGATTATAATGATTTTGCAGAGCCTTACGTTCGTATGTTGTATGCTCACGGAGCCCACGATATTGGACATGCATTACAAGATTTGATGCTGGTAGGATGTACTTCATTTGCGGCTTGGGATGATAAAACTGAGGATGGGAAATTACTTATTGGACGTAATTTTGACTTCTATGCAGGAGATGATTTTTCCAAAGAAAAATTAGTCACTTTTATGAATCCTTCAGAAGGCTATAAGTTTATGACTTATGGATGGGCAGGAATGATGGGAGCATTATCCGGAATGAATGAAGAAGGATTGACTATTACGATTAATGCTGGTAAATCTAAAATTCCATTGGTGGCTAAAACCCCCATATCAATTCTGACAAGAGAAATATTACAATATGCCTCTACAATTGATGAAGCTATAGCGATTGCTAAAAAGAGAGAAGTCTTTGTGTCAGAATCTATTATGATAGGTAGTGCCAAAGATAAAAGAGCAGCATTGATAGAGGTTTCACCAAATAATTTTGGAGTTTATAATGTTCTAAATACCAATCAATTGGTGTGTTCTAATCATTTTCAGAGTAATACTTATGTCGAAGATAAGCGTAATCAAAAAGCAATAGCAGAAAGTCATTCTTTCTATAGATATCAGCGAATGACAGAGCTTTTATCGGAAAATGATAAACTGAATCCAGAAAAAGCAGTAGCCATATTAAGAAACAGAGATGGTCTGGACAATGAGTTAATAGGATATGGTAATGAAAAGGCTTTGAATCAAATGTTAGCGCATCACGGAATTGTATTTCAACCCGAAGAACGGAAAGTTTGGGTTTCTACAAATCCTTATCAAATGGGAGAATTCGTTGCCTACGATTTAGATGAAGTTTTCGGAAGATTAAAAGAACAAAAGGCAGAAGTTGTGATTGCCTCAGAATCTCTAAATGTTTCGGAAGATCCATTTATTCATACCCAAACGTATGCTAATTATGAGGAATTTAGGGTGCTAAGTAGAAAAATTGAAGCTGCTACCGATACAGAAGAAAGGGTATCAGAAGAGGAGCTTTCCAAATTTCAAAACTTGAACCCTAATTATTGGGCAACATATTTTGTGCTTGGAGAATATCATTACACACAAAAAGATTACAAAAAGGCATTAGTAGCTTTTAAGCAAGCTATGAAAAGAGAAGTAACTACAGTTCCTGATATGGAGAATCTAAAAAAATATATCAGAAAGTGTGAACGAAAAATATAA
- a CDS encoding phenylacetate--CoA ligase family protein: MIRNIEQSTLTEISNLQNKKLRELVDFVSQYSPYYRRLFATLDISKSAIKTVEDLKKLPITTKDDLQAYNDDFLCVPKSEIVDYVTTSGTLGKPVTFALTEKDLERLAYNEAASFETAGVTKTDVVQLTTTLDRRFMAGLAYFLGTRKLGAAMVRVGSGIPELQWDSIERFQSTYLVVVPSFLLRLISYAETHGIDYRNSSVKAAICIGEPLRDQDFNLNTLGSKIKEKWDIDLYSTYASTEMSTAFTECEAHQGGHHRPELIITEILDEYGNAVEEGEVGELAITTLGIEAMPLLRYTTGDMVQAHTEPCSCGRTTMRLSPVLGRKKHMIKYKGTTLYPQSVIEVLTSFEGLGMYVIEVVIGELGTDRLLIHVSDSLNSLQQKELKEHLRANLRVVPDLVLNTKAALKAKKFPEMSRKPISFIDSREII, encoded by the coding sequence ATGATTAGGAATATAGAACAATCTACACTAACAGAAATATCAAATCTTCAGAATAAAAAACTTCGGGAGTTAGTAGATTTTGTTTCGCAATATTCTCCTTACTATAGAAGATTGTTCGCTACGCTTGATATTTCAAAATCAGCTATCAAAACCGTTGAGGACCTTAAAAAACTTCCTATCACTACCAAGGACGATTTACAAGCATATAATGATGATTTTTTATGTGTACCTAAATCAGAAATTGTGGATTATGTAACGACCTCAGGAACTTTAGGTAAACCAGTTACCTTTGCCCTCACAGAAAAAGACTTAGAACGATTGGCTTATAACGAAGCGGCTTCTTTTGAAACTGCAGGAGTAACCAAAACAGATGTGGTACAACTAACCACAACCTTGGATCGTAGATTTATGGCGGGTCTTGCATATTTTTTAGGAACAAGAAAATTGGGTGCAGCAATGGTTCGTGTAGGGTCCGGTATTCCGGAATTACAATGGGATTCTATAGAACGTTTTCAATCGACATATTTAGTAGTAGTCCCTTCTTTTTTATTAAGATTGATCTCTTATGCAGAAACGCACGGTATTGATTATAGAAACTCTTCGGTAAAAGCTGCGATATGCATAGGAGAACCACTAAGAGATCAAGATTTTAATCTTAATACCTTAGGAAGCAAGATCAAAGAGAAATGGGATATTGATCTGTATTCTACCTATGCGTCTACTGAGATGAGTACGGCATTTACAGAGTGCGAAGCACATCAAGGAGGGCATCACCGTCCTGAATTGATCATTACTGAGATTCTTGATGAATATGGTAATGCGGTTGAAGAAGGAGAAGTAGGAGAATTGGCAATCACTACACTTGGTATTGAAGCGATGCCTTTGTTACGTTATACTACAGGTGATATGGTACAGGCACATACGGAACCGTGTAGTTGTGGGAGGACTACTATGCGATTAAGTCCTGTACTTGGTAGAAAGAAGCACATGATTAAGTATAAAGGAACTACATTATATCCGCAAAGTGTTATAGAAGTTCTTACCAGTTTCGAAGGATTAGGTATGTATGTGATCGAAGTAGTGATTGGAGAGCTTGGTACCGATAGATTATTAATTCATGTATCTGATTCTTTAAATTCTTTGCAGCAAAAAGAGCTAAAAGAACATCTTAGAGCAAATCTGCGAGTAGTTCCCGACTTAGTATTAAATACTAAAGCAGCTTTAAAAGCTAAAAAGTTTCCTGAGATGAGTCGTAAGCCTATTTCTTTTATTGATTCTAGGGAAATTATATAG
- a CDS encoding sensor histidine kinase, which produces MEEVVLSEENSIIFMLVAGITILLLMASALLLFFYFSNKKIVQKELEKANLALSYQKDLLHSTIETQEEERKRIAQDLHDAISAKLNVVSLSTNVLIDGKLAKEEQAHTLQHILSVTTKTLESSRRLAHNLLPPILENFGLQAAIEELCDEFISSKKVKVNYEIKYKDLLSKSNELHIFRIIQELLNNSVRHGKAENITLKINETNEQLDLEYSDDGKGFDIKSVNKNKGIGLRNIESRVEILDGKLSYYSEIGNGANFNISTKKPQP; this is translated from the coding sequence ATGGAGGAAGTCGTTTTATCAGAAGAAAATTCAATAATATTTATGCTAGTTGCAGGTATTACTATTTTATTATTAATGGCTTCAGCTTTATTGTTGTTTTTCTATTTTTCCAATAAAAAGATTGTCCAGAAAGAACTAGAAAAAGCAAACTTAGCATTGTCTTACCAAAAAGACTTGTTACATAGCACTATAGAAACGCAAGAAGAAGAACGTAAACGAATAGCACAGGATCTGCATGATGCTATTAGTGCTAAATTGAATGTGGTAAGTCTTAGTACCAATGTATTAATAGATGGTAAATTAGCAAAAGAGGAGCAGGCACATACCTTACAACATATATTATCCGTAACCACCAAAACCTTAGAAAGTTCTAGGAGATTAGCTCACAATCTTTTACCGCCGATTTTAGAAAACTTCGGTCTTCAGGCGGCCATAGAAGAACTTTGTGATGAATTTATCAGTAGTAAAAAAGTGAAGGTAAATTATGAGATAAAATATAAAGATCTATTGTCTAAAAGCAATGAATTGCATATCTTCAGGATTATTCAGGAACTTCTAAATAATTCGGTCAGACATGGTAAAGCAGAAAATATAACATTAAAAATAAATGAGACTAACGAACAATTAGATTTAGAATACTCTGATGATGGAAAAGGATTTGATATAAAATCGGTAAATAAAAATAAGGGAATAGGCCTCAGAAATATCGAAAGTAGAGTAGAGATACTCGATGGGAAGCTTTCATATTACAGTGAGATCGGTAATGGAGCAAATTTTAACATTAGCACTAAAAAACCTCAACCATGA
- a CDS encoding response regulator transcription factor gives MKKDIIKLAIADDETLFRQGITFILDKESNIEINIQAENGNDLIKQLNLTRDLPEIILMDLKMPDLNGVETTKIVKKKFPEIKIIALTSYYSKPFITNMMQQGAVAYLAKNATPTEVISTINHVAVKGFYYDENVMSILEEASLKMNKQSRDDEYLTKREREVLKLICEQKTTAEIGEQLFISPRTVEGHRNNLLVKTGSKNIAGLVIHAIENQIFVRNQQI, from the coding sequence ATGAAAAAAGATATCATTAAACTAGCTATTGCCGATGACGAAACATTATTTAGACAAGGAATCACTTTCATCCTAGATAAAGAAAGTAATATAGAAATTAATATTCAGGCGGAGAACGGCAATGACCTGATCAAACAATTAAACCTAACAAGAGATTTACCAGAGATCATTTTAATGGATCTTAAAATGCCAGATCTTAATGGGGTAGAAACCACGAAGATTGTCAAGAAAAAGTTTCCTGAAATTAAAATCATCGCACTAACAAGTTATTATAGCAAACCTTTTATTACTAATATGATGCAGCAAGGAGCTGTTGCTTATCTTGCCAAAAATGCTACACCTACCGAGGTTATAAGTACCATAAACCATGTAGCTGTAAAGGGTTTTTATTATGATGAAAATGTCATGAGTATTCTGGAAGAAGCTTCATTGAAGATGAATAAACAATCCAGAGATGATGAATACTTAACCAAACGAGAACGAGAGGTTCTAAAACTAATTTGTGAACAAAAAACTACAGCAGAAATCGGAGAACAATTATTTATAAGCCCAAGAACAGTAGAAGGACATCGTAATAATTTATTAGTAAAAACGGGTTCTAAGAATATTGCAGGTCTAGTCATACACGCTATAGAGAACCAAATATTTGTAAGAAATCAACAAATATAA
- a CDS encoding YtxH domain-containing protein, translating into MSSSNNTIIGLATGAALGAVTALLFAPDTGKNTRKKIKVKVKDTTDDLAERANTISNEITSKFNSQKAEFSREIDGLVSDMSLKADDVIVTLEKKLEMMRKRNEKINAN; encoded by the coding sequence ATGTCAAGTAGTAACAACACAATTATCGGATTAGCAACAGGAGCAGCACTCGGTGCAGTAACAGCACTATTATTTGCACCCGATACAGGAAAAAATACCAGAAAGAAAATTAAAGTCAAGGTAAAAGACACAACGGATGATTTAGCAGAAAGAGCGAATACAATCTCCAACGAGATCACATCAAAATTTAATTCACAGAAAGCAGAATTTTCTAGAGAAATCGATGGTTTAGTGAGTGACATGAGCTTAAAAGCGGACGATGTGATAGTGACTTTAGAGAAAAAACTGGAAATGATGAGAAAAAGAAATGAAAAGATTAATGCTAACTAA